The sequence TTACTTGTACTTATTCTTCTGTTGGCCGTTTTGTTTACGAGTATGATGATTGTAAAAGAAGGAGAGTATAAAGTAGTCCGTCAATTTGGGGAAGTTGTATCTATTAAGGAAGATCCTGGCCTTCACTTTAAGCTACCATTCATACAAACTGCCACTACATTACCAAAAAAGAAACAGGTATATGATGTAGCTCAAAAAGAGATTAATACATTGGATAAAAAACGAATGATTATTGATAACTACGCGGTATGGCAAATAACAGATCCACAGAATATGATTGAAAACGCCAGAACAGTTATTAATGCTGAGGCACGGATGGGCGAGTTTATTTTTTCTGTTATTCGAACTCAACTTGGTCAAATGAATTATGAAGAAATTATAAACGATGAAAAGTCTTCAAGAGGAAATATTAATTTTCGAGTGACAGAGCAGGTAAATGAATTATTGTCACGATACAATTACGGTATTCAAGTAGATGATGTTCGTATTAAACGAACAGATCTACCAGATGAAAACGAGCAGTCTGTTTTCCGTCGTATGATTTCAGAACGTGAAACGAAAGCTCAGGAATATTTGTC is a genomic window of Pontibacillus yanchengensis containing:
- the hflC gene encoding protease modulator HflC — protein: MSDENVVNVGNGSTNGNYRKYIKAGVSLLVLILLLAVLFTSMMIVKEGEYKVVRQFGEVVSIKEDPGLHFKLPFIQTATTLPKKKQVYDVAQKEINTLDKKRMIIDNYAVWQITDPQNMIENARTVINAEARMGEFIFSVIRTQLGQMNYEEIINDEKSSRGNINFRVTEQVNELLSRYNYGIQVDDVRIKRTDLPDENEQSVFRRMISERETKAQEYLSKGEAEKNRIIAQTDREVQEMLAKANKDAAEIRAQGEQEAAQIYNESFQKDEEFYRLYRTLESYKKTIDGGTTIILPQDSPYTQTLSGYLGQ